CTTCTCGCGGGCATGGCTGCGGGCGTGGGGGATAAGTGCCGAGCGCTGGGAGAAGCTCTTGCCACAGATGCCACAGCTGAAGGGCCTCTGCCCGGTGTGCACCCTCTGGTGACTACGCAGGGATGAGTTCTGGCTGTAGCACTTGCCACACTCGGGGCAGCTGTAGGGCCGCTCATGGCTGTGGGTGCGCTGGTGCCGCAGGAGGTAGGAGCTGTCGCCGAAGGCCTTGCCGCAGTGCGGGCACTTGTAGGGCTTCTGACCAGAGTGCGTGCGCTGGTGGCGAAGCAGGTAAGAGCTGTCAGCGAAGGCCTTGCCGCAACGGGGACACTTGTAGGGCCGCTCGCCCGTGTGCGTGCGCTGGTGTTTGATGAGGTCAGAGCTCTGGGAGAAGGCCTTGCTACAGACCTCACATTTATAGGGTTTTTCACCTGTGTGGATGCGCTGGTGCTGGATCAGGGTGGAGCCCCGCCCAAAACTCTTCCCACAGATGCCGCAGATGTTAGGCCTCGGGCCCTGCCCACCCCTGGCCCGGCCACCCCGTCGGCCTGGACCACGAAGGGTCCCCGTCAGGCCCAGGGGATTCTGGAGCATCTCAAACTGGGGTGTAGCCAGCAGGGCCCCTGTGGGCATCTCAAAAGGGGGCCCTAGGGGCAGGCCCCCAGTGGGCTGCTCCCCAAACCCCTGGGTGAAAGAGTCCAAGGGGTGGACTCCCAAGGGGATGCTCAAGGGATTCTTTTCCTCAGGATTCAGAAGAATCTCTGCACCTTCCTGGAATTTGGAACTTTGAGCTTCAAATTCAGGGCTCTGGGTTTTGAACTCAGGATTCTGGGGTTCAAATCCAGGGTTCTGCGGTTCATACCCCGGGCTCTGGGATTCATACCTGGAGCTCTGAGATTCATATCCAGGGCTCCGGGGTTCATACCCAGGGCTCCGGGGTTCATATCCAGGGCTCTTGGGTTCATACCCAGGGCTTTGGGGCTCATACCTAGGGCTTTGGGGTTCAAACTCAGGGCTCTGAGAATCTGATTCAGGGCTTCTGGGTGCAAACTCAGGGCTTGGGGGCACAAAACCAGGGCTTCGGGACTCAAAACCTGGACTCTCAGGCTCAAACCTGGGGCTTTGGGGTTCAAACTCTGGGCTTTGTGGCCCAAACCCAGGGCTCTGGGGTTCAAGCCCAAAAGGTATCTCTTCCACCTCATAGTCCCCAGTGCCTTCTTGCTGAGaaatttcctcttcctcattctcaCTCATGTTGCCTGCAGGATCAGAGAATTACAGAAAACCCAGATTGTGTGGGGCCTGGAAGGTCACTGGGTCCCACCAttagttgccacaaacctttccctcctcctcaagCAGGGTCGCTGGCCCTCGGGCAAGTGCTGAAATTCCCACCTCCCCCTCAGCAAACCCAGGACACCCGGTCCCCGCCCCCGCCTCCTCCAAGTCCCAGGTGTCCAAGCCCCCGgctctcttcccctcccacccACTACAGCCCCCTCTCCCGCTCCCAGTCACGCCCCTCGGAGGGgcgctccctccctcacctttgaGGGACCCTTCGGGGCTCCCCATTTCGTCAGGACTTTGCACATCCCGGGGCTCGAGGCCCCACGGCGACGCCTCCCGTTCCATCCCCGCCGGCTCCCAGTGCGGCGGCAGCGGCGATGGCGGACGATCCTGCGACCCGGTCTGAGTGCCCCGAGACCCGGGCCCTCGCCGCCCGCCCGCTCAGCGCCACCCAGGGGACCCGGCTGTCCAGCCCCGGCCCCTGAGGCCGGACGTCTTGACCCTGGGCCTCTCCGGCCCGCCGGGCCCCTCCCCTAcccgcggccccgcccccacccacaAGGTCTCGGCTTGCCCTGGGGTCCTCGCAGGCCCCCACACGTCGTGGCCTCGGAAATGAGGGGCTTCACGACTCGCCTTGCCGCCCCCGGATACCGCTCCCCGCCCGAGACCCCGACGTCTGGCCTCCCAGCCCCGGGGTGGGCTGCGGCTGGCCgtccccctcccctctgcacAGGAAGTGTCCGTCCGCGGCCAGTTTCCCCCGCTGGCTAGCGCCGCGGCCTCTCTAGGAGCGGCTGGAGGTGGAAACTCGTTGGCATTAACCCTGGGCTGGATGGCCCCGGCGTCGAGGTAGGCGAGGACGGGGCGCCCTGGAGCCGGCGGGAGAAGCTGGGGCAGTTTGTGTGCCTATGTCCTAGGTCCTGTCCGCCCGGGGGCCTATATGTCCTTCTCCCGGCCCTGCGTCCGTCAGTGCCTGTGGCCAAGGGCGAGGCAACAAGCGAGACCAAGGTCAGCGAGAAGGAGCGACGCTTCCCGGTGCCAGCGGGGGCGGTGtctacctcccctcccctcccgggcCTTGGGGTCAGCTCTGGCCGCGCCTCGGGACCCCACCCCGCCACTTAGGCTCATCGAGGCTCCTGAGTCTGGAACCCCCCTCCTCGAACTCCACTCCCCCACACCGGCGTGCCCACCCGCACTCCTCCTGGCCCCCTCCGCTCGCGGCTTCTCCTAATCTCCACCCTTCCCCCTTCAGGGAGGGCTAGGATCGTTGCCAAGGAAACAGGCCTGCCTCCAGTTTCCGGAGGCaccgcccctccctcccagggagTTCACCGATTGGTCGGTGCAGCGCGTGCTTTCACCGTCCCGCCTCCTCCCACTACACCAACTGCTAGGCGTTAATGGTCGCCAGGGAACGCGAGGCCCCTTTCTGATTGGTTGCATGGTGCGCAGGCCGGTTCCACCTTTTCTGTGCTTCAGAAGTGCTAGcgggaggagtgggagggaggtccctGGCGTC
This DNA window, taken from Balaenoptera ricei isolate mBalRic1 chromosome 15, mBalRic1.hap2, whole genome shotgun sequence, encodes the following:
- the ZNF768 gene encoding zinc finger protein 768, translated to MEREASPWGLEPRDVQSPDEMGSPEGSLKGNMSENEEEEISQQEGTGDYEVEEIPFGLEPQSPGFGPQSPEFEPQSPRFEPESPGFESRSPGFVPPSPEFAPRSPESDSQSPEFEPQSPRYEPQSPGYEPKSPGYEPRSPGYEPRSPGYESQSSRYESQSPGYEPQNPGFEPQNPEFKTQSPEFEAQSSKFQEGAEILLNPEEKNPLSIPLGVHPLDSFTQGFGEQPTGGLPLGPPFEMPTGALLATPQFEMLQNPLGLTGTLRGPGRRGGRARGGQGPRPNICGICGKSFGRGSTLIQHQRIHTGEKPYKCEVCSKAFSQSSDLIKHQRTHTGERPYKCPRCGKAFADSSYLLRHQRTHSGQKPYKCPHCGKAFGDSSYLLRHQRTHSHERPYSCPECGKCYSQNSSLRSHQRVHTGQRPFSCGICGKSFSQRSALIPHARSHAREKPFKCPECGKRFGQSSVLAIHARTHLPGRTYSCPDCGKTFNRSSTLIQHQRSHTGERPYRCAVCGKGFCRSSTLLQHHRVHSGERPYKCDDCGKAFSQSSDLIRHQRTHAAGRR